In one Pirellulales bacterium genomic region, the following are encoded:
- a CDS encoding thiamine pyrophosphate-binding protein, whose product MILPADQVVATLEGLGLTHVVWLPDSAIGPWESALAASRQLSLVRVCREGEAWGIAAGLHLGGQRPLVVIQNTGFFESGDALRNVLFDLGLPLYALIGYRNYLVPDSPDTARKFTEPVLRAWGLDYVLVDSAAALAKLADHYRACQAAGRPGVALVAEGKG is encoded by the coding sequence ATGATTTTGCCGGCCGACCAGGTCGTGGCCACGCTCGAAGGGCTCGGACTGACACACGTCGTATGGCTGCCCGATTCGGCCATCGGCCCCTGGGAATCAGCGCTCGCCGCATCGCGACAGTTGTCGTTGGTGCGTGTGTGCCGCGAAGGCGAGGCCTGGGGCATCGCGGCCGGCCTGCACCTGGGCGGGCAGCGGCCTTTGGTCGTAATTCAGAATACTGGCTTCTTCGAATCGGGAGACGCCCTGCGCAACGTGCTTTTCGATCTGGGATTGCCGTTGTATGCCTTGATTGGCTATCGCAATTATCTGGTCCCAGACTCGCCCGACACCGCCCGCAAGTTCACCGAGCCCGTGTTGCGCGCCTGGGGTTTGGACTACGTACTTGTCGATTCGGCGGCCGCGCTCGCGAAGCTCGCCGATCATTACCGCGCCTGCCAGGCGGCAGGACGACCAGGCGTGGCGCTAGTGGCCGAAGGCAAGGGCTAA
- a CDS encoding thiamine pyrophosphate-dependent enzyme — protein sequence MARNSKPDRMPLVPALEVLRDLRRDQIVVTTMGSAREWPRLSQHPLDFHYIPSAMGHAPILGLGLALAQSSREVIAFNGDGCMLMSLGCLVTIAASGAKNLTVVLLQNGVYEVTGGQSTAGDKACVDFVSTAQAAGFSSVRRFADLDAWRSGAAEALVLPGPRFLVLEVARVTDYELTSPGPMAARIDAFRQALGVA from the coding sequence ATGGCTCGAAATTCAAAACCTGATCGTATGCCGTTGGTGCCGGCGCTCGAAGTACTGCGAGATCTCAGGCGCGACCAGATCGTGGTCACGACGATGGGCTCAGCCCGCGAGTGGCCTCGCCTGTCGCAGCATCCGCTCGATTTCCATTACATTCCGTCAGCAATGGGGCACGCCCCCATACTCGGCCTGGGGTTGGCACTTGCGCAATCAAGCCGTGAAGTGATTGCCTTCAATGGCGACGGATGCATGTTGATGAGCCTGGGCTGCCTGGTGACGATCGCAGCCAGCGGGGCCAAGAACCTGACCGTCGTCCTGCTGCAAAACGGCGTCTATGAAGTTACCGGTGGTCAGTCCACCGCCGGAGACAAGGCGTGCGTCGATTTTGTCAGCACGGCTCAAGCTGCTGGCTTTTCCAGCGTGCGGCGCTTCGCGGATTTGGACGCTTGGCGCTCGGGCGCTGCCGAGGCACTGGTGCTACCTGGTCCGCGCTTTCTCGTGCTCGAAGTGGCGCGCGTTACAGATTACGAACTGACTTCGCCCGGGCCCATGGCGGCCAGAATCGACGCGTTTCGCCAGGCCCTTGGCGTAGCTTGA
- a CDS encoding lipopolysaccharide biosynthesis protein, translated as MPSEPPAATTDALNPAFSAEGLRQAVRHGSRRTLFAQLASHVVSLVMLASLYHLVTPGDFGLIGMALPVIMFLRIFTSLGMNIATVQSRDLTSALISHLFWLHVALGVLMALVTAGVAPLVAWFYREPDVTWVLGALSATSLASAIGLQHIALLERNLRLGSAATCRLVGQGVGGVLAIALAISGWGVWALVAQQYVELLALAATAWYFEPWRPSSPRSGERVGATLRFGGYFTMTQIMHNLLANADKILVGFLLGREALGFYSQAYNVMMKPVVVLTTPLTSIMLPALSRAAHDAKNYSQIVLGFQRLLAVASFPAGVGLMIVGRETMLVLGGETWDDAGPLLMILAASILVQGFITMAGTIFISAGRWRAMLAGSVGMLAVLVPGVLMGYFTGRALGSSLPGAGWTLSVAPATSTEWLPAALGAAWGFSLTTCLLLFLPYMLFCLRLAGVSPLAWARQLVRPALAALAMGIIVFVVREILTSYTALPPALLLLIEVGAGVAAYTLFARREIRWCLEQLRRF; from the coding sequence ATGCCCAGCGAGCCGCCCGCCGCGACTACCGACGCGCTGAATCCGGCCTTTTCCGCTGAAGGGCTTCGCCAGGCCGTGCGCCATGGCAGCCGGCGCACCCTGTTCGCGCAGTTGGCTTCGCACGTCGTCTCGCTGGTGATGCTGGCCAGCCTTTATCACCTGGTAACACCAGGCGACTTCGGGCTGATCGGTATGGCACTGCCGGTGATCATGTTCCTGCGCATCTTCACGTCGCTAGGAATGAATATCGCCACGGTGCAATCACGCGACCTGACCTCCGCGTTGATTTCTCACTTGTTCTGGCTGCACGTGGCGCTGGGAGTCCTAATGGCTCTAGTGACCGCGGGCGTTGCGCCGCTCGTGGCCTGGTTCTATCGCGAACCGGACGTGACCTGGGTGCTGGGGGCACTCTCGGCCACCAGCTTGGCCAGTGCCATTGGGCTGCAGCACATTGCCCTGCTGGAACGGAACTTGCGCCTTGGCAGTGCGGCAACCTGCCGATTGGTGGGTCAGGGCGTGGGGGGCGTATTGGCGATTGCCCTGGCCATTTCTGGTTGGGGTGTGTGGGCGCTTGTCGCGCAGCAATACGTCGAGCTACTAGCGCTCGCGGCCACGGCGTGGTATTTCGAGCCCTGGCGTCCTTCGTCGCCGCGATCGGGCGAGCGCGTCGGAGCAACGCTGCGCTTCGGCGGTTACTTCACCATGACGCAAATCATGCACAACTTGCTGGCCAACGCTGACAAGATTCTGGTGGGCTTCCTGCTGGGACGCGAAGCGCTCGGCTTCTACAGTCAGGCTTACAACGTGATGATGAAACCGGTGGTCGTGCTCACGACGCCGCTGACCAGCATCATGCTGCCGGCTTTGTCGCGGGCGGCTCATGATGCCAAGAACTACAGCCAGATCGTGCTCGGTTTTCAGCGATTGTTGGCCGTCGCGAGCTTTCCAGCCGGCGTTGGACTGATGATCGTGGGGCGCGAGACGATGCTCGTCTTGGGGGGCGAGACCTGGGACGACGCCGGGCCGCTGCTGATGATCCTGGCCGCGTCGATTCTGGTGCAGGGGTTTATTACCATGGCCGGCACAATTTTCATTTCGGCCGGCCGGTGGCGAGCGATGCTCGCGGGGTCGGTGGGAATGCTGGCAGTCTTGGTGCCCGGTGTATTAATGGGCTATTTCACAGGTCGCGCGCTGGGAAGCTCGCTGCCCGGTGCGGGTTGGACCCTCTCTGTCGCGCCGGCGACGTCGACCGAATGGCTGCCGGCTGCGTTGGGCGCGGCTTGGGGTTTTTCACTGACGACCTGCCTGCTGCTGTTTTTGCCGTACATGTTGTTTTGCCTGCGGCTGGCCGGCGTTTCGCCGCTGGCCTGGGCTCGACAATTGGTACGGCCCGCCCTGGCCGCGCTGGCGATGGGAATCATCGTATTCGTCGTGCGCGAGATACTGACCTCCTACACGGCGCTACCGCCGGCGCTCTTGCTGTTGATCGAGGTCGGCGCAGGTGTCGCGGCTTATACGCTCTTCGCGCGGCGCGAGATCCGCTGGTGCCTCGAGCAATTGCGACGGTTCTAA
- a CDS encoding Re/Si-specific NAD(P)(+) transhydrogenase subunit alpha — protein sequence MVKETYPAERRVALVPAVLGPLAKAGITTLVETGAGLAAGFSDAAYRDQGATILARREEVFAAADLLVQVRAVGANPEAGITDLGLVRAGQSIVAFCEPLGSPEALQQFSARGVSVFSMEMIPRITRAQSMDALSSMATLAGYKAALLAAAALPKMFPMMTTAAGTLLPARALILGVGVAGLQAIAASRRMGAVVEAYDVRPDVKDQVQSLGAKFLDLPLETSGAQDAGGYAKAFDESFYRRQRELLTAALARQDVVISTAAVPGRKAPILVTKEMVEGMQPGSVIVDLAAERGGNCELTRLGETVVHHGVTILGPDNLPSTVPFHASQMYAKNVASLLTHLVKEGKLQLDMEDEITRETLVVRDGEIVHPRVREALERGAAAGR from the coding sequence GTGGTTAAAGAGACTTACCCTGCCGAGCGCCGCGTGGCGCTCGTGCCCGCGGTGCTCGGTCCGCTGGCAAAAGCCGGGATCACGACGCTCGTCGAAACGGGGGCCGGGCTAGCCGCCGGTTTTTCGGACGCCGCCTACCGAGACCAAGGAGCGACAATCCTCGCCCGGCGTGAGGAGGTTTTCGCTGCCGCCGATCTGTTGGTGCAGGTGCGCGCCGTGGGGGCCAATCCCGAGGCTGGCATCACGGACCTGGGGCTGGTCCGCGCGGGGCAGTCGATCGTCGCTTTTTGCGAGCCGCTGGGGTCGCCCGAAGCCTTGCAGCAGTTCTCGGCCCGGGGCGTGAGCGTCTTCTCGATGGAGATGATTCCGCGCATCACTCGCGCGCAATCGATGGATGCCTTGTCGAGCATGGCGACGCTGGCCGGCTACAAAGCGGCGCTATTGGCTGCGGCCGCACTGCCGAAAATGTTCCCGATGATGACGACCGCCGCCGGAACGCTGTTGCCGGCCAGGGCTTTGATCTTGGGGGTCGGCGTGGCCGGGTTGCAGGCGATCGCCGCCTCGCGACGGATGGGGGCCGTGGTCGAAGCGTACGACGTCCGCCCCGATGTGAAGGACCAGGTGCAAAGCCTGGGGGCCAAGTTTCTCGACTTGCCGCTTGAGACCTCGGGCGCGCAAGACGCCGGCGGCTACGCCAAGGCATTCGACGAATCGTTTTATCGCCGCCAGCGCGAGTTGCTCACGGCGGCGCTCGCGCGGCAAGATGTCGTGATCTCGACCGCGGCCGTGCCGGGCAGGAAGGCGCCGATACTAGTCACCAAGGAAATGGTCGAGGGAATGCAACCGGGATCGGTCATCGTCGACCTGGCCGCTGAGCGCGGGGGCAACTGCGAGTTAACGCGATTGGGCGAAACCGTGGTTCATCACGGTGTGACGATCCTGGGGCCCGACAATCTGCCGTCGACCGTGCCATTTCATGCCAGCCAGATGTACGCCAAGAACGTCGCCAGCCTGCTCACGCACCTGGTCAAGGAAGGGAAGCTGCAACTCGACATGGAAGACGAGATCACGCGCGAGACGTTGGTCGTGCGCGACGGAGAAATCGTCCACCCGAGGGTGCGCGAAGCGCTTGAGCGAGGCGCGGCCGCGGGACGCTGA
- the rplM gene encoding 50S ribosomal protein L13 — protein MMTTYMAKQGEVEQKWWLVDGTDQVVGRLAAEIAVVLMGKHRPTYTPHVDTGDFVIVVNADKVTFTGRKWENKVYTHYTGYTGLRTETAGHRRDRRPELILSEAVRRMLPKNKLASKMLSKLKIYAGAEHPHQAQLPEPKDFQLK, from the coding sequence ATGATGACTACGTACATGGCCAAGCAGGGTGAGGTCGAGCAGAAGTGGTGGCTCGTAGACGGAACCGACCAGGTGGTCGGCCGGCTCGCCGCCGAAATTGCCGTCGTTTTGATGGGCAAGCACCGCCCGACCTACACGCCGCACGTTGATACGGGCGACTTCGTGATCGTCGTCAATGCCGACAAGGTCACGTTCACCGGCAGGAAGTGGGAAAACAAGGTGTACACGCACTACACCGGCTACACCGGCCTGCGCACCGAGACGGCCGGCCACCGCCGCGATCGTCGTCCGGAATTGATCTTGAGCGAAGCCGTCCGTCGCATGCTTCCCAAGAACAAGCTGGCCTCGAAGATGCTCAGCAAGTTGAAGATTTACGCCGGTGCCGAACATCCGCACCAGGCCCAATTGCCCGAGCCCAAAGACTTTCAGTTGAAGTAA
- the rpsI gene encoding 30S ribosomal protein S9, translating into MSTVETPSVKHNGDALGTGRRKTSVARVRVRAGNGTIVVNGRAFEHFFVREQDRNAVLAPLNQTDRVGSVNVSINVHGGGVTGQAGACKLGLARALKTYDSGLEDALRQAHLLTRDSRMKERKHYGLRGARRGTQFSKR; encoded by the coding sequence ATGTCCACTGTCGAAACGCCGTCGGTCAAGCACAATGGTGACGCCCTGGGCACGGGGCGCCGTAAGACTTCCGTGGCACGCGTCCGCGTGCGGGCCGGCAATGGCACCATCGTAGTAAATGGCCGGGCGTTCGAGCACTTCTTCGTCCGCGAGCAGGATCGCAACGCCGTCCTGGCCCCGCTGAACCAGACCGATCGTGTCGGCAGCGTCAACGTGTCGATCAACGTTCACGGTGGCGGCGTGACCGGTCAGGCCGGCGCTTGCAAGCTCGGCTTGGCACGTGCCCTGAAGACGTACGACAGTGGGCTCGAGGACGCGCTGCGTCAGGCTCACCTGTTGACGCGCGACAGCCGCATGAAGGAACGCAAGCACTACGGTCTACGTGGTGCCCGCCGCGGTACGCAGTTCTCGAAACGTTAG
- a CDS encoding DUF1501 domain-containing protein has translation MEPLAELVQAHAELNQPLVQQSLSRRRLLGASALTGVGWLTPVAEVLARRAERVRREHAQSVILLWLAGGPSQLETFDPHPGAAISAGTTAIDTCLSGVQLATGFDRLAEEMADVSLVRSLVSKEGDHERGTYLVKTGYRPDPTLVHPSIGAICCHQLPVGPVEIPRHVSILPGQWPARGGYLGNQFDAFKTLDPAKRVPDVASQVPAERQTVRLSDRAVVDAAFLPGRRRAVEATMHGAMIEQALAMMGSAQLRAFETSDEPAAVCAAYGDTPFGRGCLAARRLIEQGVRCVEVTLAGWDSHTKNHETHERLIKILDPAFAALIADLRERDLLRHTVVLCGGEFGRTPRVNPLEGRDHWPHGFSMAMAGGGVRGGQVIGETDPEGGKKVADPRSVADVHATVLTALGIDPAHEEMTPVGRPMKFSEGAAIAELLDMSI, from the coding sequence ATGGAACCATTAGCGGAACTCGTGCAGGCGCACGCAGAACTGAATCAGCCTCTCGTGCAGCAGAGCCTCAGTCGTCGGCGGTTGCTGGGCGCTTCGGCTCTTACAGGCGTCGGTTGGTTGACTCCGGTGGCCGAAGTTCTTGCGCGGCGCGCCGAGCGCGTCAGACGCGAGCATGCCCAATCCGTGATCCTGCTGTGGCTGGCCGGAGGGCCGAGCCAGCTCGAAACGTTCGACCCGCATCCCGGCGCAGCGATTTCGGCCGGCACGACGGCGATCGACACGTGTTTATCGGGCGTGCAACTGGCGACCGGTTTCGACCGCCTGGCCGAAGAGATGGCCGACGTCTCGCTCGTGCGTTCGCTGGTCAGCAAGGAAGGGGATCACGAGCGCGGAACGTACCTGGTGAAGACCGGCTATCGGCCCGATCCCACGCTTGTGCATCCATCGATTGGCGCGATTTGCTGCCACCAGTTGCCCGTCGGCCCAGTCGAGATACCGCGCCATGTGTCGATCTTGCCTGGCCAGTGGCCGGCCCGCGGTGGCTACCTGGGAAATCAATTCGACGCTTTTAAGACATTGGATCCGGCTAAGCGCGTGCCAGATGTAGCTAGCCAGGTGCCGGCCGAAAGACAGACCGTTCGGCTGAGCGATCGCGCGGTGGTCGATGCGGCATTCCTGCCGGGGCGCCGCCGCGCGGTCGAAGCGACGATGCATGGTGCGATGATCGAACAGGCGCTCGCCATGATGGGATCAGCGCAATTACGGGCATTCGAGACAAGCGATGAACCAGCCGCGGTGTGCGCCGCGTATGGTGACACGCCGTTCGGACGGGGCTGCCTTGCCGCGCGGCGTCTGATCGAGCAAGGCGTTCGCTGCGTCGAAGTGACGCTTGCTGGCTGGGACAGTCACACGAAAAATCATGAAACGCACGAGCGGTTGATCAAAATTCTCGATCCTGCTTTTGCCGCCTTGATAGCCGACCTGCGCGAGCGCGATTTGCTGCGACATACGGTCGTTCTTTGTGGTGGCGAATTCGGCCGCACGCCGCGAGTGAATCCCCTGGAGGGCCGCGACCACTGGCCGCACGGATTCAGCATGGCGATGGCCGGCGGCGGAGTCCGCGGTGGACAGGTGATTGGCGAAACCGATCCCGAGGGAGGAAAGAAAGTCGCCGATCCGCGCAGCGTGGCGGACGTTCATGCCACGGTGCTAACGGCACTGGGCATCGATCCTGCGCACGAAGAGATGACGCCCGTAGGGCGACCGATGAAGTTCAGCGAAGGCGCGGCAATAGCCGAGCTACTCGACATGAGTATTTGA
- a CDS encoding DUF1549 domain-containing protein, protein MWARNLLFVTVCLAGLAALGGLLSPVHKPPAARRVAEAPTAADLQAAVSRLNASFAPHAGPTSRAANLTIARRLSLALTGTIPSLAEIREFEAQPPDAAIDWWLAELLADRRSSDYLAERLARAFVGTQDGPFIVYRRRRFVSWLADQLHTNRPYDEIVAELIASDGLWTSKPATNFITVTIQPDAGKGPDANQLAARTSRAFLGVRLDCAECHDHPFSKWKQSDFQSLAGFFGQAANSLRGIRDADRPAEIDDPLSGEPKRITADVPFAADALPIDGTPRVRLAQWVTDARNKAFARAAVNRVWAQLFGRPLIEPIDDIPLADESGTDGTPEALAILADDFATHCYDLRRLISIIALSEPFAAESRVAGDDAAAADTLATTWNVFPLTRLRPEQVVGSLLQACSLATLDYQSHIVVRFFRAVGQAEFVKRYGDSGEEEFSPQGGTIPQRLLLMNGELVKDRTKENLVANAATQIGALASTDEKAVEIAYLACLTRRPTSAEMQHFVAKLAGTRGDDRRQQMEDLYWALVNSTEFSWNH, encoded by the coding sequence GTGTGGGCACGCAACCTGCTTTTCGTGACGGTTTGCCTGGCGGGCCTGGCCGCGCTTGGTGGCCTGTTGTCGCCGGTGCATAAACCGCCCGCTGCTCGTCGCGTGGCCGAGGCGCCGACCGCGGCTGATCTGCAAGCGGCCGTGTCGCGGTTGAATGCCAGTTTTGCACCACATGCCGGGCCAACAAGTCGCGCCGCAAACCTGACGATCGCTCGGCGGCTTTCACTGGCGCTGACGGGCACGATCCCGTCGCTGGCCGAAATTCGCGAATTCGAAGCGCAGCCCCCGGATGCGGCCATCGACTGGTGGTTGGCCGAGTTGCTCGCGGATCGGCGCTCGAGCGACTACCTGGCCGAGCGTTTGGCTCGCGCGTTCGTCGGCACGCAGGATGGCCCCTTCATCGTTTACAGACGTCGGCGCTTTGTGAGCTGGCTGGCGGACCAGTTGCACACGAATCGTCCGTACGACGAGATCGTCGCAGAACTAATCGCGTCCGACGGACTGTGGACGAGCAAGCCCGCCACGAATTTCATCACGGTTACCATCCAACCCGACGCCGGCAAGGGCCCGGATGCGAATCAACTGGCCGCCCGCACGTCACGGGCGTTCTTGGGCGTGCGGCTCGATTGTGCCGAATGCCACGACCATCCGTTCAGCAAATGGAAGCAATCGGACTTTCAATCCTTAGCAGGGTTCTTCGGGCAGGCCGCGAATTCCTTGCGTGGCATTCGCGATGCTGACCGTCCGGCCGAGATCGACGATCCTTTGTCGGGCGAGCCGAAAAGGATCACGGCCGACGTTCCTTTCGCAGCTGACGCTTTGCCGATCGATGGCACGCCACGAGTCCGGCTGGCCCAGTGGGTCACGGACGCACGAAATAAGGCCTTCGCTCGTGCGGCGGTCAATCGTGTGTGGGCTCAACTGTTTGGTCGACCACTGATCGAGCCGATCGATGATATACCCTTGGCTGATGAATCAGGCACGGATGGTACGCCCGAGGCGCTCGCGATTCTGGCGGACGATTTTGCCACGCATTGCTACGATCTGCGGCGACTGATTTCGATCATTGCTCTTTCCGAGCCCTTTGCCGCCGAAAGCCGGGTCGCGGGCGATGATGCGGCAGCGGCGGATACTCTCGCCACGACGTGGAACGTGTTCCCACTCACGCGGCTACGCCCCGAGCAGGTCGTGGGAAGCTTGTTGCAGGCCTGTTCACTGGCGACGTTGGATTACCAGTCGCATATCGTCGTGCGTTTCTTCAGGGCCGTCGGTCAGGCCGAGTTCGTGAAACGTTATGGCGATAGCGGTGAAGAAGAATTCTCGCCGCAGGGAGGAACCATTCCGCAACGCTTGCTATTGATGAATGGCGAGCTGGTGAAAGATCGAACCAAGGAGAACCTGGTTGCCAACGCCGCCACGCAGATCGGGGCCTTGGCATCGACCGATGAAAAGGCGGTCGAGATCGCCTACCTGGCTTGCCTGACGCGCCGGCCGACGTCCGCCGAAATGCAGCACTTCGTTGCAAAGCTGGCTGGCACGCGCGGCGACGACCGCCGACAGCAAATGGAAGATCTCTATTGGGCCCTGGTGAACAGCACGGAGTTCTCATGGAACCATTAG
- a CDS encoding hotdog domain-containing protein: protein MKDTLRIGDRGEASHRVVSAELVSHYDPAGPPVFGSPFMLMLMEFAAFNALLPHLDSGEQSVGVGFEFDHLAATPAGAMVIAHAEVLEIDGRRVTFAIEAHDEQELIGRGKHVRHVVEMDRFLKRLRRKMDR, encoded by the coding sequence ATGAAGGACACGTTGCGGATTGGGGATCGTGGCGAGGCCAGCCATCGCGTGGTCTCTGCTGAACTGGTGAGCCATTACGATCCTGCCGGGCCGCCGGTATTCGGTTCGCCATTCATGCTGATGTTGATGGAATTCGCGGCGTTCAACGCCCTGCTGCCGCATCTGGACTCGGGCGAGCAATCCGTTGGTGTCGGCTTCGAATTCGACCATTTGGCCGCCACGCCAGCCGGGGCTATGGTGATCGCCCATGCCGAGGTTTTGGAAATCGACGGACGCCGGGTGACGTTTGCGATCGAGGCGCACGACGAGCAGGAGTTGATCGGACGTGGCAAGCACGTGCGACATGTCGTCGAGATGGATCGCTTCTTGAAGCGGCTGCGTCGCAAGATGGATCGCTGA
- a CDS encoding S41 family peptidase: protein MPRQNLVVLVVAALVSVVCFRQADSAHRTEYGRMYDTFSEVLKEVDTHYLRKVENRQLFEGALQGMMGRLDPFSAYIGPDQFTDFVATLEQKFGGIGIEPALDPQTGELVVTTPIADSPAFAAGIRAGDIIQKVDGRSTAGQSLEELVGQLRGRRGVVQLTVLHKGETEPVDISIGRAVIPVASVLGDTRDEENHWNFLLADHDRIGYVRITNFGENTADELEEALLWLSERQVRGLILDMRNNRGGVFDQAVATCDLFLREGRIVSTRGRDGVEIKTEEASGSAPYADLPLVILVNQNTASAAEIVAACLQDHGRAIIVGQRTYGKGTVQNVIRLEGGRSLLKLTTASYWRPNGQDIHRYPDVKDQEDWGVQPNPDYEVPLDEEAALALARDRHERDVIRSGDESSPVSEKPDAARVPDPQLKRALEALATLLP from the coding sequence ATGCCTCGTCAGAATCTGGTCGTGCTGGTTGTCGCGGCGCTGGTGTCGGTCGTCTGCTTTCGCCAGGCCGACAGCGCCCATCGTACCGAGTACGGGCGGATGTACGACACGTTCAGCGAAGTCCTCAAAGAGGTCGACACGCACTACCTGCGGAAGGTCGAGAACCGGCAGCTTTTCGAGGGCGCGCTGCAAGGGATGATGGGGCGCCTCGATCCTTTCTCGGCCTACATCGGCCCCGACCAGTTCACGGACTTTGTCGCCACGCTCGAACAAAAATTCGGCGGCATCGGCATCGAGCCGGCTCTCGATCCGCAAACCGGAGAGCTGGTCGTCACCACGCCGATTGCCGATTCACCAGCGTTCGCGGCGGGCATTCGCGCCGGGGACATCATTCAAAAGGTCGATGGTCGCAGCACCGCCGGCCAAAGCCTCGAAGAACTGGTCGGCCAGTTGCGCGGCAGGCGAGGTGTCGTCCAACTGACGGTACTCCACAAAGGCGAGACCGAACCGGTCGATATCTCCATCGGCCGGGCGGTTATTCCGGTCGCCTCGGTACTGGGGGATACGCGCGACGAAGAGAACCACTGGAACTTCCTACTCGCTGACCACGACCGCATCGGCTACGTGCGGATCACAAATTTCGGCGAGAACACGGCCGACGAGCTCGAAGAAGCGCTGTTGTGGCTCTCTGAGCGGCAGGTCCGGGGGCTGATCCTTGATATGCGCAACAACCGGGGCGGGGTCTTCGACCAGGCCGTCGCCACGTGCGACCTGTTCCTGCGCGAGGGGCGCATCGTCAGCACGCGGGGCCGTGACGGGGTCGAGATCAAGACCGAAGAAGCGTCCGGCAGCGCACCCTATGCCGATTTGCCGCTAGTGATCCTTGTGAACCAGAACACGGCTAGCGCCGCCGAAATCGTGGCCGCCTGCCTGCAAGACCACGGCCGCGCCATCATTGTAGGGCAGCGTACCTATGGCAAAGGAACCGTCCAGAACGTGATCCGGCTGGAAGGGGGACGCAGCCTGTTGAAGCTCACCACGGCCAGCTACTGGCGCCCCAACGGTCAGGACATCCACCGCTATCCAGACGTCAAAGATCAGGAGGATTGGGGCGTCCAACCCAACCCGGATTACGAAGTCCCCCTGGATGAAGAGGCCGCCCTGGCACTGGCACGCGATCGCCACGAACGCGACGTTATTCGTTCCGGCGACGAAAGCTCGCCGGTCTCGGAAAAGCCTGACGCCGCCCGAGTTCCCGACCCGCAACTAAAACGGGCCCTCGAGGCGCTGGCCACCTTGTTGCCGTGA